The window TCGATGCCGGTGCCGATCACCGCACGCACGCTTCCGTCCGGCGCGCAGACCGCGCTGTTCGACCAGGCGATCAGGCGCTTGCTGCCGTCGCGGGTTATCCAGTGATTGGTATGGCGATTCGACGTGCGGCCCTTCAGCAACTCGGCGAACACGGCCTGGACCCCCGCGATCTCGTCCTTCGGGACCAGTTGTTCCCAGACGTTCGCGTCTCTGACCTGGTCCAGCTTGTAGCCGATGAGATCGGCGCAGGCCTTGTTGAAATCCCGAATGTTACCTTCGGGGTCGAGGATAACCACGATCGCGCCCAGGGTGTCGAGCAGCGGCCCGGTCAGATCGTCGGTCGGCTTCCAGTCGTCCATTGCCGGGCGGATTCTAGAGGTTCGTCGCCGCCGGGTAAATCAATGGGCTCGCGGTCTCTTCGAGCGCACCGGTCGATCTCGGGGTTCACGTCGCCTCTGCTTCGGCCGGTCGTGTCCCGGCGCCGGAGTCCGGCGGTTCGCCGGAGTCGGGCGAGAGCAGGGACAGGATTTCCGCGCGGTCGAGCGTTTCCTTCTGTTCAAGGGCGCCGATCAGCCGGGTGACCCGGTCTCTGTTGGCCTCGATCAGTTTCTTGGCCCGGTCCTCCGCCTCGCCCAGCAGCGTCCCGACGGCCTCGTCGACCCGGTGCGCGGTGGTTTCGCTGAAGCGGCGGGGCTGGGCGATCTCGCGGCCGAGGAAGGGGTGCTCGTCGCTCTGGCGCAGGTCTTGCGGACCGATCGAGGGTGCCATGCCCCAGCGCGACACCATGGCGCGCGCCAGCTGGGTGGCCTGCTTGATGTCGTCGTCCGCGCCAGAGCTGACGGAGTCCAGGAACAGCTTCTCGGCCGTCCGTCCGGCCAGGAGCACGGCGAGGCGGGCGCGCAGGTAGTCCTCGGGCAGGGTGTGGCGTTCTTCCTCGGGCAGCACATGGGTGCCGCCTAGGGCCCGGCCCCTGGGAATGATCGTGACCTTGTGGATCGGGTCGGCCTCCGGCAGGTAGTGGGCGACCGCCGTGTGGCCCGCCTCGTGGACTGCCAGGCGGTGGTGCTCGTCGGGCTGGATCGCCAGGGTCCTGACCGAGCCGAGCACGATCTTGTCGCGCATGTCCTCGAGCAGCCGCATCGTGATCGCCTTCAGGCCCTGGCCCGCGGCGGCCATGGCGGCCTCGTTGACCAGGTTCTTGAGATCCGCACCCGAGAACCCCGGCGTGCCGGCGGCGACCCCGTCGAGGTCGACGTCGTCGGCCAGGGGTACCCGCCGAGTATGCACCTTGAGAACGGCGGCGCGCGCCGACTTGTCCGGCAGCTCGAGGGTGACGTGACGGTCGAAGCGGCCGGGGCGGAGCAGGGCGGGATCCAGCACGTCGGGCCGGTTGGTGGCGGCGAGCACGATGACGGCCTCGTGCCCCGCGAAGCCGTCCAGCTCCGCCAGGATCTGGTTCAGGGTCTGCTCCCGCTCGTCGTTGCCGCCGCCCAGTCCGGTGCCCCGTACCCGGCCGACCGAGTCGAGCTCGTCGATGAATATGATGGCGGGAGCCCGCTTCTTGGCCTCGTCGAACATCTTGCGCACCCGCGAGGCGCCGACGCCGACGAACATCTCGATGAACTCCGACGCCGAGACGTAGAAGAACGGCACGCCGGCTTCGCCGGCCAGGGCGCGGGCCAACAGGGTCTTGCCGGTCCCCGGCGGCCCCATGAGGAGCACCCCGCGCGGCGGCTCGGCGCCGAGTCGGCGGAACCGCTCGGGATCCCGCAGGAAGTCGATCAGCTCGGCCACCTCGCGCTTGGCGTTCTCCTGGCCGGCGACGTCTTCGAAGGTGACCTTGCGCTCGTCCTTGGCTTCGGTCCGGGCCGAGCCCGCCAGGAAGTCGCCGATATCACGGCCGCCGAAGCGGCCGACCATGTTCTTCTGCATCCGGTTCCAGAACCAGAAGTAGATGCCGAAGATGACGATCCAGGGCAGCAGAGCCAGCAGCCAGCTGCCTTCCGAATCGCCGGGGGAGCGCTTGGTGATCAGCTCGGCGCCGCTCTGCTCGATCACCGCGATCAGGTCCGGATCACCGAAATCCGGAACGAAGGTCGCGACCTGATTGGTCTCCTGGCCCTCGATGGCCGTCGGCATGGGAGACTTCAGGACAGCGGAGAGCTCCCGGCCGCGCAGCGTCACGCTGACAGCTTCACCCTCGGCGATCAGTGATTTGACCTGGCTGTAGGGCAGGTCCAGGACGATCGGCGGGCGGGCGAGGGGCAGACTCCAGAGCAGAACCAGGAGGACCAGGCCGCTCAGTATGAGAAGCACC of the Kiloniellales bacterium genome contains:
- the ftsH gene encoding ATP-dependent zinc metalloprotease FtsH; its protein translation is MKKIPREWVLLILSGLVLLVLLWSLPLARPPIVLDLPYSQVKSLIAEGEAVSVTLRGRELSAVLKSPMPTAIEGQETNQVATFVPDFGDPDLIAVIEQSGAELITKRSPGDSEGSWLLALLPWIVIFGIYFWFWNRMQKNMVGRFGGRDIGDFLAGSARTEAKDERKVTFEDVAGQENAKREVAELIDFLRDPERFRRLGAEPPRGVLLMGPPGTGKTLLARALAGEAGVPFFYVSASEFIEMFVGVGASRVRKMFDEAKKRAPAIIFIDELDSVGRVRGTGLGGGNDEREQTLNQILAELDGFAGHEAVIVLAATNRPDVLDPALLRPGRFDRHVTLELPDKSARAAVLKVHTRRVPLADDVDLDGVAAGTPGFSGADLKNLVNEAAMAAAGQGLKAITMRLLEDMRDKIVLGSVRTLAIQPDEHHRLAVHEAGHTAVAHYLPEADPIHKVTIIPRGRALGGTHVLPEEERHTLPEDYLRARLAVLLAGRTAEKLFLDSVSSGADDDIKQATQLARAMVSRWGMAPSIGPQDLRQSDEHPFLGREIAQPRRFSETTAHRVDEAVGTLLGEAEDRAKKLIEANRDRVTRLIGALEQKETLDRAEILSLLSPDSGEPPDSGAGTRPAEAEAT